One Melitaea cinxia chromosome 17, ilMelCinx1.1, whole genome shotgun sequence genomic region harbors:
- the LOC123661864 gene encoding uncharacterized protein LOC123661864, whose translation MNAYKYVYTEKKIESLTETPKKNECVLETAEIWNIARNSLYKVLKDHKENENLSGHTESKHWVDTNIKSKQQSFLEGLTTGLKGPSGKGRRLVVSHVGSEEGFVNGGEMILEAKKRLKDYHKEMNSDEYEKWLKNILPKLKENSVLVIDNAPYHTRKLESLPTSSWRKGQIQEWLKSKNIDFDNKMLKAELIEIARHHKKAHERCVVDEMAAERRVTILRLPPYHCELNPIELVLAQVKGHVAKKQ comes from the exons ATGAACGCGTACAAATATGTTTACACTGAAAAGAAGATAGAATCTCTAACCGAAACGCCGAAGAAAAACGAATGTGTTTTAGAAACAGCTGAAATTTGGAACATAGCAAGGAATTCGTTATACAAAGTGCTCAAGGATCACAAGGAAAATGAGAATTTAAGCG gCCATACCGAGAGTAAACACTGGGTGGatactaatataaaatcaaaacaacagTCTTTCTTGGAGGGTTTAACCACTGGGTTGAAAGGGCCTTCGGGCAAAGGGAGAAGACTTGTAGTGTCACATGTAGGAAGCGAGGAAGGATTCGTGAATGGTGGAGAAATGATCTTAGAAGCAAAAAAGAGACTAAAAGATTATCATAAGGAAATGAATAGCGACGAATATGAAAAatggttaaaaaatattctccctaaattaaaagaaaattcagTACTTGTTATTGACAATGCTCCGTACCACACCAGAAAATTGGAATCGTTACCTACTTCTAGCTGGCGTAAAGGTCAAATACAAGAGTGGCTTAAGTCAAAGAATATAGACTTTGATAACAAAATGTTAAAAGCTGAACTAATAGAAATTGCACGGCACCACAAAAAAGCCCATGAGAGATGTGTCGTCGATGAAATGGCCGCTGAACGGAGAGTCACCATTTTGCGACTGCCTCCATACCATTGCGAGCTAAATCCAATTGAATTGGTGTTGGCTCAGGTAAAGGGGCATGTcgcaaaaaaacaataa
- the LOC123661865 gene encoding uncharacterized protein LOC123661865, with protein sequence MDKYSPIVLKTLQELLPPSVFSELVCFTFYDEHPRDTRTIDLTVCCKRGVVQEFYKRELIDSILIQNVAKVEEIELVRNTKCEIFYLVAAKHEIIILSKREKLEVHKRITDVQTYAFNDVECKGQASLRVTVTDDALPVVYNENFTMSRDRILSTDKVLSDESLALLRELMMKLTEVEYSSNCNENTLKKYLKLRQETAFNMYQRTEIDSEESVIKLDPNKISDLLQVSIKPLKVKCCNKKIIIISSLHNRNELFNLFFYRLISEITVLLHQTNKKSLDYTTKVFNGISTSPYWEEVNSEIGVDTISTITAVVDLKEIRNSTIKSINFDVVISFKRGEKNYLLPLGTVEISALDFTGESFDVLADEEEEKCIMMLALLSTSKRVNLKLRHIKQPDENVTTLSDIFCTYLKMESLDIENVVIHKKSPHHILYGVMVVFEESTDPLVMNFQVYFRSQWQVLALINYMYDVVPYKIIVTTPEYKLTGITNDLINYKDVSKVTETHLSSEIVKECSLSLLKQAQMVKEYFKKCTQVMLESEDIDIRNRTDLYTDLFAQGLTKYVEFRNRVLEESFYFIKLLTLNKKPVRGNSNLSTNDD encoded by the exons ATGGATAAATATTCACccattgttttaaaaacacttcAAGAATTGCTTCCACCATCCGTATTTAGTGAATTAGTTTGCTTTACTTTTTACGATGAACATCCAAGGGATACAAGAACGATAGACCTCACTGTATGCTGCAAAAGAGGTGTGGtacaagaattttataaaagagAATTAATTGACTCCATACTAATACAAAACGTTGCTAAAGTAGAAGAAATAGAACTGGTAAGAAATACtaaatgtgaaattttttaTCTCGTGGCAGCCAAACATGAAATTATCATTTTGTCTAAAAGAGAAAAACTTGAGGTCCACAAAAGAATTACTGATGTACAAACATATGCGTTTAACGATGTAGAATGTAAGGGTCAAGCTTCACTTAGAGTAACTGTAACAGACGATGCTCTTCCTGTAGTTTATAATGAAAACTTTACCATGTCGAGAGATAGAATACTAAGTACAGACAAAGTTCTTTCCGACGAATCCCTGGCTCTGTTGAGGGAATTAATGATGAAATTAACTGAAGTTGAATATTCTTCAAATTGTAATGAAAacaccttaaaaaaatatttaaaattaagacaAGAGACTGCATTTAATATGTATCAAAGGACAGAAATCGATTCTGAAGAATCTGTCATTAAACTAGATCCAAATAAG ATATCGGATCTCTTACAAGTATCTATAAAGCCTCTAAAAGTTAAAtgctgtaacaaaaaaattattataatatcaagcTTACACAATAGAAATGAA ctttttaatctttttttttataggctGATCTCAGAAATTACTGTCCTACTTCAccagacaaataaaaaatcattagatTATACAACAAAAGTATTTAATGGGATATCTACATCTCCTTATTGGGAGGAAGTAAATTCAGAAATCGGTGTAGATACAATTTCCACAATAACAGCCGTTGTggatttaaaagaaataagaaacagcacaataaaaagtatcaattttgaTGTTGTTATTTCTTTTAAGAGAGGGGAAAAGAATTATTTACTGCCATTGGGAACTGTAGAAATTTCAGCTCTGGATTTTACAGGAGAAAGTTTTGATGTTTTAGCAGATGAAGAAGAAG AAAAATGTATTATGATGTTGGCATTGCTAAGTACTTCAAAAAGAGTAAATCTTAAGCTTAGACATATAAAACAACCTGATGAAAATGTGACAACATTGTCAGATATATTTTGCACTTATTTGAAAATGGAATCATTGGATATTGAAAATGttgttatacataaaaaatctcCTCATCATATCCTCTACGGTGTAATGGTTGTTTTCGAAGAAAGTACTGATCCTTTAGTCATGAATTTTCAAGTTTATTTTCG GTCTCAGTGGCAGGTACTTGcactaattaattatatgtatgatgtagttccttacaaaataatagtaaCTACTCCAGAATACAAATTGACTGGTATTACTAATGATCTCATAAATTACAAAGACGTATCTAAGGTAACAGAAACACATCTTAGTAGTGAAATTGTGAAGGAATGTTCATTATCATTACTAAAACAAGCACAAATggttaaagaatattttaaaaaatgtacccAAGTAATGTTAGAGAGTGAAGATATTGATATAAGAAATAGAACGGACTTGTATACAGATTTGTTTGCACAGGGCTTGACAAAGTATGTGGAATTTAGAAACCGAGTCTTAGAGgagtctttttattttattaaacttttaaccCTTAATAAAAAACCTGTGCGAGGTAATTCAAATCTTTCAACAAATGATGACTAA